Genomic window (Scleropages formosus chromosome 16, fSclFor1.1, whole genome shotgun sequence):
gcatcttggtatttttttttttttcagaggaatcttttttactttttttttaattatcagaatattttgtgtatttcaggTGTCAAATTGTTATTGAGAACAatgatttttatcttttaatatGCATTAATCACATTGTGCAGCGATTGCTGAACCTTTTCTTCATGAAGTGTTGCATTTTTTCACCTAATAGGTCTTGATTTCACCACTACAATCACAACCACAAGCTCATCCACAACCACAATTGCAGctacaaccacaactccacCCACAACCCTATCTACTACAACGACTTCTCCAGTAGCAACAGGGTTTCCTATCAGGTAAGTGTTCTTTTGCAGTCCTTTTTTGATTGATCATTTTACAAAGTAGATTTTGCAGAGTAATGTGATTGAGAtcattaacccaactctctttgtttctgtgaaGTAGTCCTTGTATCAGAAACTGTTCTGGCATCAATATACTCAGCATCTTTCATATTTAAACTGATCCAAAAGGCtgactttgtttcttttaactgttttttttttcccagtattgGATCAGTGCTCATCTCCATTCGTCTGGTGTTTGAAACCATATTGCCAGCACCCTCTGAAACCAACGTGCTCAGTGTGGCACACAATCTGTTTAACTTCAAACTCAGATCCTTGGACAATCCACAGATGGTGCAGAATATTACTTATGAAAGTAAGTCCTCCTCCTCTCGTAATTTCTGTTTCATCCCtgcattttggggggggggggggggcattggcacagtgggttggcccttgtcctctctggtgggtctggggttcgcgtcccgcttggggtgccttgtgatggactggcatcctgctctgggtgtgtcccctcccccttcagccttacgccctgtgttgccgggttaggctccggctccccatatgggacaagcggttcagatggtgtccGTGTCCCCCTGCCTTTTGTTACAATGTACAGGTAGCAGGAGAACAGTTGCACAGATTTCCAAGACGTCTTCAACTTACAAACAGAACTGGGACTGGAAGGCTGTAGTTCAATATTGAAAGtgcaaaatgtttatatattcaaaaatgtataGCTCTGATGTTCATAATACTGACACCTAGCAAATGTACTTTGTAAAATCCTCACAGCTGGGAGACAGTGGAGTTCGATGATCATATGAGGCTGGTTAAATGAATGATTCCAGATTTTCTCATTCACAGTACCAGTGAAAGGTTTGgacacacttgctgaaaatattttttcataacacATTTGGTGAACTTGTCTTCCAAGCTCTTCTGCACCTTGGAAGACATTCCATACAAGTACTCTGCAGGTGTatccaaacttttgactggtactgtatctTTTGTTCAGTCCCCTAAATGTTTGCTAAGTGTTATTAAAGGTTTGCTCTGCCAAATTAATCCTTAACTCACATTGTTGTCCTAAAGTTGAAAATAGGTTAAATATCagcattatttttcccattttattccAGAGTTATCCAACCACTCCTTTGCTCTCAAATTTGTGTTTGCAATCAACAACGTCAACATCTCTCAGAATAACCAGATCATGAATTCCACTTACATCCAGATCCAGGACTCCATCAATACTTTGGTGAGATCACCATTCATTGTCGAAAGAATAGAACCAACGCTGATGTTCACACTCCAGTAAACCAGCAGCTGAGCATTCTGTCTTCTCTTAGAGCCATAGAATAAGGGGACACACACTGTAGGAGACAAAATTGCACTTCAATGTgtatttcatcattattttatcAGCGGAAATAAGAACAGTTATGAGGGCTGATGTGACATTTTGTTTAATCTCTGTCTTCTTGGTTTTATTCTCTTGTTGGATGTACAAACCTCAGCTGaataaaatactgaacaatGCAACAGCAAATCCTTTTGTCTTTCCACCAGCAAACTTCACGTAAGTCATCAACTCCACATGACTAGCtaaattctaaataaaaatgaattgttaATCATGGAGATAAAGGCTGAAAATACTGAGTTATACTTTTTTCAGATAATGCTGACTTACTATGggattgtttattttctttgtttcagtcTTATCACGATGAGTAACCAGATACAAGCTGATGTAATCTATATCTTCAAAGAAGGAGACATCACTAACCCGACCCCCTTCCTTTCTGGAATCCTGATAGCCAGTGGTATGTTTAACATTATtgtatttcttcttttaaatagAGTACCAGTTTTTAcatccctccatccattttcagtaaccactgGTCCTGATCAGAGTTGCAGTGATCTGGATCCAgatatcctggaatcactgggtgtaaggctgaGGGATTAGGGTTCGGAAGCAACATGGGTCAAGTAAATTTCtcagcttttcaaaagcaagTAAACCTTATATTTGTAGTAGATGTATGTTAACTTTGTTCTTTCACACTTCTCTATTAGGTGacactgtggcacagcgagtagctcttcTCTCTCAcggtgtctgggtggtgtgaggggatatgggtttaatccctattcagtttgtgtggagtttgcatgttctccctgtgtctgtgtgggtttcctcccatagtccaaagacatgctgtccaggttcccccacagtgtgtgagtgacagagagcgtgtgtgttccattgatgtatggatgagtgacccagtgtaaatagtgtatctagcagtgtaagttactgtggtgaataaggtgtgtgggctgataacactacatggagttcactggaagttgctttggagaaaagtgtctgctaaatatgtaaatattacatattccCTACTAAGTAAACACAGTTAATGTCCTCCATCATTTTGTCAGTCTTGAGCACCCAAAGAGACATGATGACCACTGCTGGTCAATGACTTCATGAAGCACTGAATTAGTGA
Coding sequences:
- the LOC114912369 gene encoding uncharacterized protein LOC114912369; this encodes MLRISGLDFTTTITTTSSSTTTIAATTTTPPTTLSTTTTSPVATGFPISIGSVLISIRLVFETILPAPSETNVLSVAHNLFNFKLRSLDNPQMVQNITYEKLSNHSFALKFVFAINNVNISQNNQIMNSTYIQIQDSINTLLNKILNNATANPFVFPPANFTLITMSNQIQADVIYIFKEGDITNPTPFLSGILIASGLSVTTTTTPILLLTTPLGNVTTAGSSAWILGFIIPCGIIIILLPFWILLCCLLTGGCAAIRRRWQRRRTFNIQYRLHNHLF